The following proteins are encoded in a genomic region of Microbacterium sp. NC79:
- a CDS encoding HU family DNA-binding protein has product MADKNITKTELVASIASATGQSQASVSGVLDALFATVSDAVAKGAKVSIPGWIAFEQVDTSARTGRNPQTGAEIKIPAGKRVKVTAGSKLKAAVK; this is encoded by the coding sequence ATGGCTGACAAGAACATCACCAAGACTGAGCTCGTCGCAAGCATCGCTTCGGCAACCGGTCAGAGCCAGGCTTCGGTGTCGGGTGTTCTCGACGCACTGTTCGCTACGGTTTCTGACGCTGTTGCTAAGGGTGCGAAGGTTTCGATCCCGGGTTGGATCGCGTTTGAGCAGGTCGACACGTCCGCACGCACGGGCCGCAACCCGCAGACCGGTGCTGAGATCAAGATCCCTGCTGGCAAGCGCGTCAAGGTGACCGCTGGTTCCAAGCTCAAGGCAGCTGTCAAGTAA
- a CDS encoding cytochrome c oxidase assembly protein, translating into MKPRTLRALGPVILIVAAVVAIVIGLAYGGGAAPLDLGDPGPLARWGLPIAKMFVNISLAGALGALVMALFAFKPGDRAYDVLLDTASFSAAALTVASGAAAFFNFILVFNPQVSLGPDFGQQLGRYLTDNPLGTAWLLTVIGAAVLTVLTFAWRSWLATLFAAVLTVVVAMPMVTQGHAGDLANHNLAVSSLGMHVIGAGMWIGGLLAVVIVRPHVKAITTTLQRYSSLALAAFIVVAASGAVRAFTGLGDWQYLFSPYGVLVIAKVIALLMLGIFGALYRTKLIAKTDTAKTARPFWALVALELAVMGIASGVAAALARTPSPVALLSTGVSRTPAERLSNAPLPPELTLPRWFSEWNIDILWLSVGIGGIVLYLMGVYRLHRRGDRWPIYRTVFWILGMLLLIWVTCGPINAYQAYLFSVHMMGHMLLAMAIPLLLVFGSAVTLLLRAVDKRRDGTRGVREWVLWAIHSPYSRVITHPIVAAGIFVGSLWLFYYSDLFRWALYDHVGHIWMVAHFLISGYLFVLTLVGVDPIPFRLPYAGRLITLVAVAAMHAFFGMAIMMNEGLMAAEWYGSMGRAWGNTPMDDQYVGGGIAWSIGEIPTLITGIVIAIQWSRSDERLQRSRDRHADRTGDAELEEYNAKLAKMAERDAEHTA; encoded by the coding sequence GTGAAACCGCGCACGTTGCGGGCCCTGGGCCCGGTGATTCTGATCGTCGCGGCTGTCGTCGCTATCGTGATCGGACTTGCTTACGGCGGGGGCGCGGCGCCGCTCGACCTCGGAGACCCTGGTCCCCTCGCGCGTTGGGGTCTGCCGATCGCGAAGATGTTCGTCAACATTTCGCTTGCTGGTGCGCTTGGTGCCCTCGTTATGGCGCTGTTCGCTTTCAAGCCGGGTGATCGTGCTTACGACGTGCTTCTTGACACGGCGTCTTTCTCCGCAGCGGCGTTGACTGTCGCATCCGGTGCGGCGGCATTCTTCAACTTCATCCTGGTGTTCAACCCCCAGGTATCCCTCGGGCCGGACTTCGGGCAGCAGCTGGGGCGCTACCTCACCGACAATCCGCTCGGAACCGCGTGGCTATTGACGGTCATTGGCGCGGCCGTTCTGACGGTCCTGACGTTTGCCTGGCGTTCATGGCTTGCCACGCTGTTCGCCGCGGTGCTCACGGTCGTCGTCGCCATGCCCATGGTCACGCAGGGGCACGCTGGCGACCTCGCCAACCACAATCTCGCCGTCTCCTCGCTCGGCATGCACGTGATCGGCGCGGGCATGTGGATCGGTGGCCTCCTCGCTGTCGTGATCGTACGCCCGCACGTCAAGGCGATCACCACAACATTGCAGCGCTACTCATCGCTAGCCCTAGCGGCGTTCATTGTCGTCGCCGCGAGCGGTGCGGTGCGTGCCTTCACAGGGCTCGGTGACTGGCAGTATTTGTTTTCGCCGTACGGCGTGCTCGTCATCGCGAAGGTCATCGCGCTTCTCATGCTCGGCATTTTTGGGGCGCTGTATCGCACCAAGCTCATCGCGAAGACCGACACGGCAAAGACCGCGAGACCTTTCTGGGCGCTGGTGGCGCTGGAACTTGCCGTGATGGGCATCGCCAGCGGCGTCGCTGCGGCCCTCGCCCGCACCCCCTCACCGGTCGCACTGCTCTCCACTGGCGTGTCACGCACCCCGGCAGAACGACTCTCCAACGCGCCATTGCCGCCAGAGCTCACCCTGCCACGCTGGTTCAGCGAGTGGAACATCGATATTTTGTGGCTCTCCGTCGGTATCGGCGGAATTGTCCTCTACCTGATGGGCGTGTACCGCCTGCACCGTCGCGGTGACCGTTGGCCGATCTACCGCACGGTGTTCTGGATTCTCGGCATGCTGCTGCTGATCTGGGTCACGTGCGGTCCGATTAACGCGTACCAGGCGTACCTGTTCAGCGTGCACATGATGGGGCACATGCTGCTCGCCATGGCGATCCCACTGCTGCTGGTGTTTGGTTCCGCTGTCACCCTGCTGCTTCGCGCGGTCGATAAGCGTCGCGACGGAACCCGCGGTGTCCGTGAGTGGGTGCTGTGGGCAATTCACTCCCCGTACTCGAGGGTCATTACCCACCCGATCGTGGCCGCCGGTATCTTCGTTGGCTCGCTCTGGCTGTTCTACTACTCCGATCTGTTCCGCTGGGCGCTTTACGACCACGTCGGCCACATCTGGATGGTCGCGCACTTCCTGATTTCGGGTTACCTGTTCGTGCTGACCCTCGTCGGAGTTGATCCGATTCCGTTCCGTCTCCCGTACGCGGGCCGGCTCATTACGCTCGTCGCGGTGGCGGCGATGCACGCATTCTTCGGTATGGCCATCATGATGAATGAGGGATTAATGGCGGCGGAGTGGTATGGCTCGATGGGGCGTGCCTGGGGCAATACGCCCATGGACGATCAATACGTCGGTGGCGGTATTGCGTGGTCGATCGGTGAGATTCCAACACTGATCACCGGTATCGTGATCGCCATTCAATGGAGCCGCAGCGACGAGAGGCTGCAGCGCAGCCGCGACCGCCACGCCGATCGCACGGGCGACGCCGAGCTCGAGGAATACAACGCGAAGCTTGCCAAGATGGCTGAGCGTGACGCAGAGCACACGGCGTAA
- a CDS encoding AAA family ATPase: MNLPPLSAEQEAVFRLIEDTREHVFVTGRAGTGKSTLLQYLAWNTAKQIAICAPTGVAALNVEGQTIHSLFRLPIGLIADSEIEQSDPTRKILNAIDTLVIDEISMVNADLMDGMDRALRQARGKRGEPFGGVQVVMFGDPYQLAPVPPRGDELRYVKDHYRSFWFFDAHVWAGKASDAGMLDIGTPGAPLHIVELVDIHRQSDDGFKTMLNAVRYGRVTADIAGILNAQGARTPSDDPEHPVITLATRNDIVNNINRRHLAALPGREQTAVAEINGEFGRGEANYPADAELKLKIGAQVMFLRNDIGSFPEPPRYVNGTIGTVTRISGDSVRVDVDGDEFDVEPTVWERFRYAYNAATKQLKRDIVAEFTQFPLRLAWAVTIHKSQGKTYDQAIIDLGSGAFAPGQTYVALSRLTSLDGLYLSRPLRPSDIRVDPDVQRFMAGVRRSQQATARPLTT, encoded by the coding sequence GTGAACCTCCCACCCCTCTCAGCGGAACAAGAAGCTGTGTTCCGTCTGATTGAAGACACGCGTGAGCATGTGTTCGTGACGGGGCGCGCTGGCACAGGCAAGTCGACCCTGTTGCAGTACCTGGCGTGGAACACAGCCAAACAAATCGCGATTTGTGCGCCGACGGGTGTTGCGGCGCTCAACGTCGAGGGCCAAACCATTCACTCCCTCTTTCGCCTGCCCATCGGGCTCATCGCTGACAGCGAGATTGAACAGTCCGATCCCACCCGCAAGATTCTCAACGCGATCGACACGCTCGTCATCGATGAGATTTCGATGGTGAATGCCGACCTCATGGACGGCATGGATCGCGCCCTGCGTCAGGCACGTGGCAAGCGTGGTGAGCCATTCGGCGGCGTGCAGGTGGTGATGTTCGGCGACCCCTACCAGTTGGCTCCCGTGCCGCCGCGCGGCGACGAGCTACGGTACGTCAAGGATCACTACCGCTCGTTCTGGTTCTTTGACGCCCATGTGTGGGCTGGCAAGGCGAGCGACGCTGGCATGCTCGACATCGGCACTCCGGGTGCGCCGCTGCACATCGTCGAGCTCGTCGACATTCACCGTCAGTCAGACGACGGGTTCAAGACCATGCTGAACGCGGTGCGCTATGGCCGCGTCACTGCCGACATCGCTGGCATCCTCAACGCCCAGGGAGCCCGCACGCCGTCTGATGACCCGGAGCACCCGGTCATCACCCTCGCCACCCGCAATGACATCGTCAACAACATCAACCGCCGCCATCTCGCTGCCCTTCCTGGCCGTGAACAGACCGCTGTCGCTGAAATTAACGGCGAGTTTGGGCGAGGTGAGGCAAACTATCCAGCCGATGCCGAACTTAAGCTCAAGATTGGCGCCCAGGTGATGTTCTTGCGCAACGACATCGGGTCGTTCCCTGAGCCGCCGCGGTATGTGAATGGAACCATCGGAACCGTCACGCGCATTTCTGGGGATAGCGTGCGGGTGGACGTGGATGGCGACGAGTTCGACGTTGAACCCACCGTGTGGGAGCGATTCCGCTACGCGTATAACGCCGCAACGAAGCAGCTCAAGCGTGACATCGTGGCGGAGTTCACGCAGTTTCCGCTCCGGCTCGCGTGGGCTGTGACGATTCACAAATCACAGGGCAAGACGTACGACCAGGCGATTATCGACCTGGGTTCTGGAGCCTTCGCACCCGGACAAACATATGTGGCGCTTTCACGCCTGACGAGTCTGGATGGCCTTTACCTGTCGCGGCCGCTCCGCCCCAGTGACATTCGCGTTGACCCCGACGTGCAGCGCTTCATGGCAGGCGTGCGCCGTTCCCAGCAGGCGACAGCCCGCCCCCTCACGACGTAG
- a CDS encoding heme oxygenase (biliverdin-producing) → MAELIPFSAAIRDRASGAHSDSEGAGFMSSLLKGELNREDYTALVVQHYFIYRALEEATERMRNDPIAARFISDKLTRIPALETDLAFLLGDNWRDEIVALPATQRYVERIEQVGKTWGGGYVAHHYTRYLGDLSGGIYIGRVVARQFGFETNGIGFYLFGDIADPRAFKDVYRTELDEAGWSDDEKERIIDEVLAAYQFNTDIFAELWTERTVAA, encoded by the coding sequence ATGGCTGAACTCATTCCCTTCTCCGCCGCCATCCGCGATCGTGCTTCCGGCGCGCACTCCGACAGCGAAGGCGCGGGCTTCATGTCGAGCCTGTTGAAGGGCGAGCTCAACCGTGAGGACTACACGGCGCTGGTCGTGCAGCACTACTTCATCTACCGTGCGCTCGAAGAGGCCACCGAGCGCATGCGCAACGACCCGATTGCCGCACGCTTCATCAGCGACAAGCTCACGCGCATTCCGGCGCTCGAAACTGACCTCGCTTTTCTCCTCGGAGACAACTGGCGCGATGAAATCGTCGCTTTGCCTGCCACGCAGCGCTACGTCGAACGCATCGAGCAGGTTGGTAAGACGTGGGGGGGCGGCTACGTCGCGCACCACTACACCCGCTACCTCGGCGACCTCTCAGGCGGCATCTACATCGGCCGCGTCGTGGCCCGTCAATTCGGCTTCGAGACCAACGGCATCGGCTTCTATCTCTTCGGCGACATCGCCGACCCCCGCGCATTCAAGGATGTCTACCGCACCGAGCTCGATGAAGCGGGCTGGAGCGACGACGAGAAGGAGCGCATCATTGACGAGGTGCTCGCCGCTTATCAGTTCAACACCGACATTTTCGCGGAACTTTGGACTGAACGCACCGTCGCCGCCTAA
- a CDS encoding DUF2470 domain-containing protein — translation MTFRFDDAAIAGVLHHMNDDHTADNLLIVRAFGAPEATAAVMTGFTGDHAIWMATTPEGDREVTVAWPGGSISERPQVRKQVVALYDEACARLGAEPRPHE, via the coding sequence ATGACCTTTCGCTTTGATGACGCCGCGATCGCTGGCGTGCTGCACCACATGAACGACGACCACACGGCAGACAACCTGCTCATCGTGCGCGCGTTCGGGGCACCAGAAGCGACCGCTGCCGTGATGACCGGATTCACTGGCGACCACGCGATCTGGATGGCGACGACCCCCGAAGGTGACCGTGAGGTCACGGTGGCGTGGCCGGGTGGCTCCATTAGTGAACGCCCCCAGGTACGCAAGCAGGTTGTCGCCCTCTACGACGAAGCGTGTGCACGGCTCGGCGCCGAACCCCGCCCGCACGAATAG
- a CDS encoding serine hydrolase domain-containing protein — protein sequence MTVQVNAKSSRARRWTRTMVVALAAASLTLSGCTSDRVEKLDTPALAEGNLPAELVASMESVVNTAIAGAGASGAIVGVWVPWSGSWVAGVGTTELGGSKPMDPDMSFRIGEITRAMTCDALYGMVADGTVELNDPVTDYVSGVPNLSDVTLDQLCDSTSGLTTIAPATKARMVSSPEREWSARELASFGLGRGVIAAPGERFVNSDTGYLLLGLALERASGLTPQKYLEKYVNLPLGLENTALPGDAAAAPSKGGPHGYLTSNGPEGWLCASPTDLTKISATTGSTDSGVVSTITDLGQYGLALAEQTLAQGKETDRFDAPLAIADSLPAWSTTIGGVQFADSMVGYAGSTLGYASAVWSDPATGVTVAVMVNNSTNGAGIVRSLAFQLVALAATAPAAGNQTVPEFGIPWTAEAEAATIQTSAICPIP from the coding sequence GTGACTGTACAGGTGAATGCGAAGTCGAGCCGCGCTCGGCGGTGGACCCGCACGATGGTCGTGGCACTCGCAGCAGCGAGTCTCACGCTGAGTGGCTGCACGTCCGACCGTGTCGAGAAGCTCGATACACCGGCCCTCGCTGAGGGCAACCTGCCAGCAGAACTGGTCGCCTCCATGGAGAGTGTGGTCAACACCGCGATCGCCGGCGCGGGTGCGTCAGGTGCCATTGTGGGCGTCTGGGTGCCGTGGAGCGGTTCGTGGGTTGCCGGAGTCGGAACCACGGAGCTGGGCGGATCGAAGCCCATGGACCCTGACATGTCGTTCCGCATTGGCGAAATTACTCGCGCCATGACGTGTGATGCGCTGTACGGCATGGTGGCTGACGGCACCGTTGAGCTGAATGACCCGGTGACGGACTATGTGTCGGGTGTTCCGAACTTGAGTGACGTGACGCTCGATCAGCTCTGTGACTCGACGTCGGGCCTCACCACTATTGCACCGGCCACAAAGGCTCGCATGGTGAGCTCGCCAGAGCGTGAATGGTCTGCACGTGAGCTCGCCAGCTTTGGTCTGGGCCGTGGCGTCATTGCTGCTCCTGGTGAGCGCTTCGTGAACTCCGATACCGGATACCTCCTGCTCGGTCTTGCCTTGGAGCGTGCTTCGGGATTGACCCCGCAGAAGTACCTGGAGAAGTACGTAAACCTGCCGCTCGGCCTGGAGAATACGGCTCTGCCTGGGGATGCCGCTGCTGCGCCGAGCAAGGGTGGCCCTCACGGGTACCTGACGTCGAACGGGCCCGAAGGCTGGCTCTGTGCCTCGCCGACGGACCTCACGAAGATTTCCGCGACGACCGGCTCAACCGATTCAGGTGTTGTCTCCACCATTACTGACCTCGGGCAGTATGGGCTTGCTCTCGCCGAGCAGACTCTTGCGCAGGGTAAGGAGACCGATCGCTTTGACGCGCCTCTTGCCATCGCAGACTCCCTGCCGGCGTGGTCTACGACCATCGGTGGCGTGCAGTTCGCGGACAGCATGGTCGGCTATGCCGGGTCCACCCTCGGATACGCGAGCGCGGTATGGTCTGATCCGGCAACCGGCGTGACCGTTGCTGTCATGGTGAACAACTCGACCAACGGTGCCGGGATTGTGCGTTCGCTTGCCTTCCAGCTCGTCGCGCTCGCGGCGACAGCTCCGGCAGCAGGCAACCAGACGGTTCCGGAGTTTGGAATCCCGTGGACCGCTGAGGCGGAGGCTGCCACCATACAAACCAGCGCAATCTGCCCGATCCCGTAG
- a CDS encoding DMT family transporter: MQRDGRASAVALVGLGLLCQEVGASFGVLMFGLTNPVAVVAFRLVFAAVILLIVTRPRVRSFTGHQWCGIVLLGVVLTTMNVAFYLALERLALGVTVTIEVLGPLVLAVVMSKKKSAWLWAGLAFVGVAALGGGGWETLDPVGVLFALLAGASWAGYILAAARVGRDVPGVSGLALAMTVGAVIVLPAALVIDAPAFINPTIILLGLGVAVLSSVIPYTAELLALRKISESTFSVLMSLGPATASIVGFLVLGQHLTVLEIAGIVLVIAASIGAVLAAGRTAPPVEPIA, from the coding sequence ATGCAACGTGACGGCCGCGCCAGTGCGGTCGCTCTTGTCGGCCTGGGCTTGCTGTGCCAAGAAGTCGGTGCCTCTTTCGGCGTTCTGATGTTCGGGCTGACGAATCCGGTCGCCGTGGTCGCGTTTCGCCTCGTGTTTGCCGCGGTGATTCTGCTGATCGTGACGCGCCCACGCGTGCGGTCGTTCACCGGTCACCAGTGGTGCGGCATTGTGCTGCTGGGCGTCGTGCTGACCACGATGAACGTCGCGTTCTATCTCGCGCTCGAGCGGCTTGCACTGGGCGTCACCGTCACGATTGAGGTGCTCGGTCCGCTCGTGCTCGCCGTCGTGATGTCGAAGAAAAAGAGCGCGTGGTTGTGGGCTGGTCTCGCTTTCGTGGGCGTCGCCGCACTTGGTGGCGGCGGGTGGGAGACCCTTGACCCGGTGGGCGTGCTTTTCGCCCTGCTCGCTGGCGCCTCCTGGGCGGGCTACATCCTTGCGGCGGCACGTGTCGGACGTGACGTTCCGGGAGTTTCTGGGCTCGCGCTTGCGATGACCGTAGGCGCGGTGATCGTGCTCCCGGCAGCGCTGGTCATCGATGCACCAGCCTTCATCAACCCGACGATCATTCTGCTGGGCCTCGGCGTCGCCGTCCTCTCTTCTGTCATTCCCTACACGGCCGAACTCCTTGCTCTCCGCAAAATAAGCGAATCGACCTTCTCGGTGCTGATGAGCCTCGGTCCTGCCACCGCGTCGATCGTCGGATTCCTCGTGCTCGGCCAGCACCTCACCGTGCTTGAAATCGCCGGCATCGTGCTGGTCATCGCTGCCAGCATCGGTGCCGTGCTCGCCGCCGGGCGCACCGCGCCACCCGTGGAGCCCATCGCGTAA
- the pdxY gene encoding pyridoxal kinase PdxY translates to MKVLSIQSAVAYGHVGNSAAVFPLQRIGVEVLPVYTVNFSNHTGYGAWRGPLISPDDVREVITGIEERGGLCDIDVILSGYQGSDGIGDVILDAVARVKKLNPSAVYSCDPVMGNAKSGCFVAPAIPVLLRERVVPQADIITPNQFELGFLTETEPDTLESTLDSVDKAFAMGPKTVLVTSVERPDRPNGTIEMLAADETGAWIVQTPHLPMKANGSGDVTAALFTAHYRETGSAATALARTASSVWDLLNNTLASGQRELQLIESQEAYAHPRMQFEVTKVR, encoded by the coding sequence ATGAAGGTACTCTCCATCCAGTCCGCCGTCGCCTATGGCCACGTGGGAAACTCAGCAGCCGTCTTTCCCCTGCAGCGGATTGGCGTGGAGGTTCTCCCCGTTTACACCGTCAACTTTTCGAATCACACCGGATACGGCGCTTGGCGCGGGCCGCTGATCAGCCCCGATGATGTGCGTGAGGTCATCACCGGCATCGAAGAGCGCGGCGGCCTGTGCGACATCGACGTGATTCTCAGCGGCTACCAGGGCAGCGACGGCATCGGCGACGTCATCCTCGACGCTGTCGCGCGTGTCAAGAAGCTGAACCCTTCCGCCGTCTACTCGTGCGACCCCGTCATGGGCAATGCAAAGTCGGGTTGCTTCGTCGCACCCGCTATTCCCGTCCTGCTGCGCGAGCGCGTGGTTCCGCAGGCCGACATCATCACGCCGAACCAGTTCGAACTCGGATTCCTCACCGAAACTGAGCCGGACACCCTGGAGTCGACCCTCGATTCGGTTGACAAGGCGTTTGCGATGGGGCCGAAGACGGTGCTGGTCACGAGCGTCGAGCGTCCCGATCGCCCGAACGGAACCATTGAAATGCTGGCAGCGGATGAGACCGGCGCATGGATTGTGCAGACGCCGCATCTGCCGATGAAGGCCAACGGTTCTGGTGACGTCACCGCGGCTCTCTTCACCGCGCACTACCGCGAGACAGGGTCGGCGGCGACAGCCCTGGCCCGCACCGCGTCGAGCGTGTGGGATCTGCTCAACAACACGCTGGCTTCGGGCCAGCGCGAATTGCAGCTCATCGAATCGCAGGAGGCCTACGCCCACCCGCGCATGCAGTTTGAGGTCACCAAGGTTCGCTAA
- a CDS encoding TSUP family transporter, with amino-acid sequence MGIDELTWGVLAFVIIAALFAGWVDAVVGGGGLVQLPAMLLIPGITPVQALATNKLGSIFGTATSSITYYRRAKPDMRTATIMAVIALIGSFVGAFVATILPASVFKPIIVLALIGVALFTAFKPAMGAKAMLRFHGKKHILSATALGAVIGFYDGMIGPGTGTFLVISLVGLIGYDFLQASAKAKIVNFATNLGALLLFVPHGSVLWMLGIVIGIANMLGSYIGSRMAISRGTKFIRIVFLVVVAALIIKLSFDVWAENIAPLLGA; translated from the coding sequence CTGGGAATCGACGAGCTGACATGGGGCGTGCTGGCATTCGTCATCATCGCTGCGCTCTTTGCCGGGTGGGTGGACGCCGTTGTCGGTGGCGGCGGGCTCGTGCAGTTACCTGCCATGCTCCTGATCCCGGGGATCACTCCTGTCCAGGCGCTCGCCACGAATAAGCTCGGCTCGATCTTCGGCACAGCAACAAGCAGCATCACCTATTACCGGCGTGCCAAACCCGACATGCGCACGGCCACGATCATGGCGGTGATCGCACTCATCGGCAGCTTCGTCGGCGCATTCGTCGCGACGATTCTGCCCGCCTCTGTGTTCAAGCCGATCATTGTGCTCGCTCTCATCGGCGTCGCGCTGTTCACCGCATTCAAGCCGGCCATGGGCGCGAAGGCGATGCTGCGATTCCACGGCAAGAAGCACATTCTGTCCGCCACCGCGCTCGGCGCGGTGATCGGCTTCTACGACGGCATGATCGGGCCAGGAACAGGCACGTTCCTCGTCATCAGCCTCGTCGGGCTCATCGGCTACGACTTCCTGCAGGCGAGCGCAAAGGCAAAGATCGTCAACTTTGCCACCAACCTCGGCGCCCTCCTCCTCTTCGTGCCCCATGGTTCCGTTCTCTGGATGCTGGGCATCGTGATCGGAATCGCCAACATGCTCGGCTCATACATCGGCTCACGCATGGCAATTTCGCGCGGCACGAAGTTCATTCGCATCGTGTTCCTCGTGGTCGTCGCAGCGCTCATCATCAAACTCTCATTCGATGTGTGGGCGGAAAACATCGCTCCACTTTTGGGTGCGTGA
- a CDS encoding phosphoribosylanthranilate isomerase, with translation MKTYVKVCGLRHPEEAEVALHAGADAIGVVFSQKSPRRVSIDEARAVVAAVAGRIDTVVVTNDLDAAEAATIARDIGASVLQLHGAYTTEDFARARAIVPRVWRATSLGETNELTVGAYGDEALLLDAPRPGSGERWDLSALTAHRLSGHWLLAGGLNPDNVADAILDAHPWGVDVSSGVESAPGVKDLDKIRAFVAAARRGMSAGGAQ, from the coding sequence ATGAAGACGTACGTGAAGGTCTGTGGCTTGCGCCACCCAGAGGAAGCCGAGGTGGCGCTTCACGCCGGAGCCGATGCGATTGGTGTTGTGTTTAGCCAGAAGAGTCCGCGCCGTGTCAGCATCGACGAGGCGCGCGCGGTGGTCGCAGCCGTTGCCGGGCGCATCGACACTGTCGTGGTCACGAACGACCTCGACGCCGCCGAAGCCGCAACCATCGCCCGCGATATCGGCGCAAGTGTTCTGCAACTTCACGGCGCGTATACGACGGAAGACTTCGCCAGGGCGCGCGCGATTGTGCCGCGCGTGTGGCGTGCGACATCGCTCGGCGAGACGAACGAACTGACAGTTGGCGCATACGGCGATGAAGCGCTCCTTCTCGATGCCCCGCGTCCTGGTTCCGGCGAGCGGTGGGATCTTTCTGCGCTCACCGCTCACCGCCTTTCTGGCCACTGGCTTCTCGCAGGCGGACTCAATCCCGATAACGTCGCCGACGCAATCCTCGACGCGCACCCCTGGGGCGTTGACGTTTCCAGTGGTGTGGAGTCGGCGCCTGGCGTCAAGGATCTCGACAAGATTCGTGCGTTCGTCGCCGCGGCACGCAGAGGCATGTCTGCTGGCGGTGCCCAGTGA
- a CDS encoding DUF561 domain-containing protein: MTRPVADLLGIDVPIVLGPFGGVSSVALAAAVSNAGGLGSYGLYGYTAERIADTAAQLRAATDRPINLNLWWPTGDEVTVDDVDWDAATAAVAPFYAEAGLDIPPRPDRFLPPFDEQLAALVAARPAVASFVFGVPDAPTVDALHAVGTLVIGTATNVAEAHALAAGGVDAIIASGMEAAGHRVTFMGAAEDSLIGTFALVPQVVDAVDVPVFAAGGVADRRGVAAALALGAAGVVVGSAFLATAESVVPPAHKAALRNVTESGTTLTRAMSGRLARGVENDAVRRLADAGYAPFPAQNMLTGAFRRIAAEQNDASKLSLWAGQAASLATGETAADVFAELAAGF; this comes from the coding sequence GTGACTCGCCCCGTGGCCGACCTGCTCGGCATCGACGTACCGATCGTGCTCGGCCCCTTTGGCGGCGTATCGAGCGTCGCGCTGGCTGCTGCGGTAAGCAACGCGGGCGGCCTCGGATCGTATGGACTTTACGGCTACACCGCCGAGCGGATCGCCGACACGGCAGCACAACTTCGCGCCGCGACCGATCGCCCGATCAACCTCAACCTGTGGTGGCCGACAGGCGACGAAGTGACCGTCGACGATGTCGATTGGGACGCAGCTACCGCGGCCGTTGCCCCGTTCTACGCGGAGGCTGGGCTTGACATCCCACCGCGCCCCGACCGCTTTCTGCCGCCGTTTGACGAGCAGCTCGCTGCGCTGGTGGCCGCCCGGCCCGCCGTGGCAAGCTTCGTGTTCGGCGTGCCTGATGCGCCGACGGTTGATGCCCTTCACGCCGTCGGCACCCTGGTCATCGGAACCGCGACGAACGTTGCCGAGGCTCACGCGCTCGCGGCAGGTGGCGTTGACGCGATCATTGCGAGCGGCATGGAAGCAGCCGGACACCGCGTGACATTTATGGGCGCGGCAGAGGATTCCCTCATCGGAACCTTCGCCCTGGTTCCGCAGGTTGTTGACGCCGTTGACGTGCCGGTTTTCGCCGCGGGCGGTGTCGCTGATCGTCGTGGCGTGGCCGCCGCACTCGCGCTTGGCGCTGCGGGTGTTGTCGTGGGAAGCGCGTTCTTGGCGACGGCAGAATCCGTCGTGCCGCCAGCGCATAAAGCGGCGCTGCGCAACGTCACAGAGAGCGGCACCACGCTCACACGCGCCATGAGCGGGCGACTTGCGCGTGGCGTCGAGAATGACGCTGTGCGTCGGCTCGCCGACGCCGGGTACGCGCCATTTCCGGCTCAGAACATGCTGACCGGAGCCTTCCGCCGGATCGCTGCCGAGCAGAACGACGCGTCCAAGCTCTCGTTGTGGGCAGGACAAGCAGCATCGCTTGCTACCGGTGAGACGGCGGCCGACGTGTTCGCGGAGCTGGCTGCCGGGTTCTAG